The following proteins are encoded in a genomic region of Macellibacteroides fermentans:
- the cobM gene encoding precorrin-4 C(11)-methyltransferase — MKTGIAILVVSESSLQLSLTIAKHLPGSNLYSSFESIFTDTIPSIAIFLKEHFNRFEAFVFVGSLGICVRSLAPFITDKHTDPAIVNIDSTGKYIVSVLSGHIGGANSLTKQIARITGGQAVITTQSDNTDLWALDTLGKTYQWKETVHNATMNKLIASFVNKNPVALLLEVRDQGTSYLERTKPDHVSIFYRYEEIPQQNFAILIAVTPHLYNPAIPTLHFHPQVFHVGIGCRKNCFPQGISQYIESVIIQQQLSPLSIRSISTIELKKDEPLLQELQAYFPDSEIHIYQADELKDINIPNPSEKVFEVTGVYGIAESSARKSAGSGPLLIEKQKGMLKEGNDFTFALAQDVTSLRKGHIEIVGAGPGDPELISVRGRRMLEEADLILYAGSLVPEELTHCAKPGAIVRSSAALNLEEQFELMKQFYDKGLFVVRLHTGDPCIYGAIQEQMAFFDTYGMSYHITPGISSFQAAAAALQSQFTIPERVQTIILTRGEGRTPMPEKEKLHLLAKSQSTMCIFLSAGVVEQVQEELLQHYPPTTPVAACYHLTWKDERIYRSELQNLVKIVKENNLTLTTMIVVGEAIDNREGLSKLYSSNFHHLFRK; from the coding sequence ATGAAAACAGGTATAGCCATACTAGTAGTTTCAGAAAGCAGCCTCCAGCTTTCCCTAACAATTGCAAAACATCTTCCAGGATCGAATCTATATTCAAGTTTTGAATCAATATTCACGGACACTATTCCATCCATTGCAATTTTTTTAAAGGAACATTTCAACAGGTTCGAAGCATTTGTATTTGTAGGATCATTAGGCATTTGCGTCCGTTCCCTTGCGCCATTTATAACGGACAAACATACAGATCCTGCCATCGTAAATATAGACAGCACCGGCAAATACATTGTATCCGTCTTGTCCGGACACATCGGCGGGGCAAACAGCCTTACCAAACAAATCGCACGCATTACAGGTGGACAGGCAGTTATTACTACCCAAAGTGATAATACAGATCTTTGGGCGCTGGACACCCTTGGTAAAACTTACCAATGGAAAGAAACAGTACATAATGCAACCATGAATAAACTGATTGCGTCCTTTGTTAACAAAAACCCGGTAGCTCTCTTACTGGAAGTAAGAGACCAAGGCACCAGTTATCTCGAACGTACTAAGCCCGATCATGTAAGCATATTCTACAGATACGAAGAAATTCCTCAGCAGAACTTTGCCATACTTATTGCTGTTACCCCCCACCTGTACAACCCGGCTATTCCTACACTCCATTTTCATCCGCAAGTATTTCATGTAGGAATCGGATGCCGTAAAAACTGTTTTCCACAAGGTATTAGCCAATACATTGAAAGTGTAATAATACAACAACAGCTCAGTCCCCTTTCCATTCGAAGCATCTCAACCATTGAACTGAAAAAAGATGAACCTCTATTACAGGAACTTCAAGCATACTTCCCGGACTCTGAAATACACATCTACCAGGCAGACGAATTAAAGGATATAAACATCCCCAATCCCTCCGAGAAAGTTTTTGAAGTAACCGGAGTGTATGGCATTGCAGAAAGTTCTGCAAGGAAAAGTGCAGGAAGCGGCCCTCTTCTAATTGAAAAACAAAAAGGAATGCTGAAAGAGGGAAACGATTTTACCTTTGCCCTGGCTCAAGACGTTACTTCGTTAAGAAAAGGGCATATAGAAATCGTAGGAGCCGGTCCGGGTGATCCGGAATTAATCTCAGTCAGAGGTCGTCGCATGCTGGAAGAAGCCGATCTTATACTATATGCCGGAAGCCTTGTCCCGGAAGAACTGACTCACTGTGCTAAACCAGGAGCCATAGTAAGAAGTTCGGCCGCCCTTAATCTGGAAGAACAGTTTGAATTAATGAAGCAATTTTACGACAAAGGATTATTCGTTGTACGCCTACATACCGGAGATCCCTGTATCTATGGAGCTATACAAGAACAGATGGCCTTTTTTGACACCTACGGAATGAGCTACCATATTACTCCCGGCATATCCTCTTTTCAAGCAGCAGCAGCAGCACTCCAATCACAGTTCACCATCCCGGAGAGGGTACAAACCATTATTCTCACCAGAGGAGAAGGTCGTACTCCTATGCCAGAAAAAGAAAAACTACATTTGCTGGCCAAATCACAAAGTACCATGTGTATTTTTCTGAGTGCCGGAGTGGTAGAACAGGTACAGGAAGAACTGCTCCAACACTATCCACCTACGACCCCTGTTGCCGCTTGCTACCATTTAACATGGAAAGACGAACGGATATACCGCAGTGAGTTGCAGAACCTGGTAAAGATTGTAAAAGAAAACAACCTCACCTTGACCACCATGATTGTAGTAGGCGAAGCCATCGACAATCGAGAGGGATTATCCAAACTCTATTCATCTAACTTTCATCATCTATTTCGCAAATGA
- the cbiD gene encoding cobalt-precorrin-5B (C(1))-methyltransferase CbiD, with translation MILVLGGTTEGKEVVRILDEAGHPFYYSTKGDKQEIICKNGIRITGGMNENQMTGFCEKHKISLLIDAAHPFAELLHQTVSEVAENLHIPVIRYERVYPPRDPDIIWCSSYDEAISQLKKYQIEKLLALTGVQTIQKLRSYWQDHECWFRILDREESHLLATAQGFPSERILYYTPGEDESYLLQKLNPNAILTKESGQSGYFIQKTEAARKFGIPIFAIKRPILPDSFITVTGLLGLRKAMEKSAPGFFPLRSGFTTGTCATAASKAALMALLTGKEQNSSIISLPSGECITLPVIQTDVRNDSATCSVVKDAGDDPDVTNGCTINATVAYSKQTGIQFLAGKGVGKVTLPGLGLEIGGPAINATPRKMITNELTSLYCGGLSVTISVPEGETIAKRTFNPKLGVVGGISIIGTSGIVKPFSSEAFIRSIRKEIEVAKALGIEHLVINSGAKSERYVKEHYPELPPQAFVHFGNFIGETLLIANELKMPHISMGIMLGKAVKLAEGYMDTHSKKVTMNKDFLIRAAQQSGCNKETEQLIHQLTLARELWIIPEEEQEKLFPYLLQECYTHCSKLLSNSNLTLLLLSDNGDCKQILTSKQ, from the coding sequence ATGATACTTGTACTGGGAGGAACAACCGAAGGCAAAGAGGTAGTCCGCATCCTTGACGAGGCCGGACATCCATTCTATTACTCCACAAAGGGAGATAAGCAGGAGATCATTTGTAAAAACGGAATACGTATAACAGGAGGAATGAATGAAAATCAGATGACCGGATTTTGTGAAAAACATAAAATCAGTCTTCTGATTGATGCAGCTCATCCCTTTGCAGAATTGTTACATCAGACGGTTAGTGAAGTAGCCGAAAATTTACATATTCCGGTTATCAGATACGAACGGGTTTATCCTCCTCGCGATCCGGATATTATCTGGTGTTCTTCTTATGATGAGGCAATCTCTCAACTCAAAAAGTATCAAATTGAAAAGCTATTGGCACTTACCGGAGTACAAACCATACAGAAACTTCGCTCCTACTGGCAAGACCATGAATGCTGGTTCCGGATATTAGACAGGGAAGAGTCTCATCTTCTGGCAACCGCACAGGGATTCCCTTCCGAAAGAATTCTTTACTACACTCCCGGAGAAGACGAGTCATATCTTCTACAAAAACTTAACCCCAATGCCATTCTAACCAAGGAAAGTGGCCAAAGCGGATACTTTATACAAAAAACCGAAGCTGCCAGAAAGTTTGGGATTCCTATCTTTGCTATTAAAAGGCCTATATTACCGGACAGCTTTATAACCGTAACCGGACTGCTGGGTTTGCGTAAAGCCATGGAAAAGTCAGCCCCGGGATTCTTTCCCTTACGCAGTGGGTTTACAACCGGCACTTGCGCTACGGCGGCTTCAAAGGCCGCACTTATGGCCCTTTTGACTGGTAAAGAACAAAATTCATCTATTATTTCACTTCCTTCCGGCGAATGTATCACACTCCCCGTTATTCAAACCGACGTCCGGAACGATTCGGCCACTTGTTCTGTCGTTAAAGATGCGGGCGACGACCCCGATGTTACCAACGGTTGTACAATCAACGCAACAGTAGCATATAGCAAACAGACAGGAATCCAATTCCTTGCAGGAAAAGGAGTGGGAAAAGTAACACTTCCCGGTCTGGGACTCGAAATCGGAGGACCTGCTATCAATGCCACACCCCGGAAAATGATAACCAACGAACTTACATCGCTTTACTGTGGCGGATTAAGCGTTACTATTTCGGTACCCGAAGGAGAAACCATAGCCAAACGTACGTTTAACCCAAAGCTTGGGGTAGTTGGAGGTATCTCAATTATTGGTACATCCGGAATTGTAAAACCCTTCTCCTCCGAAGCATTTATTCGTTCCATACGCAAGGAAATTGAGGTTGCCAAAGCCTTGGGGATAGAACATCTGGTTATCAATTCCGGAGCAAAGAGTGAAAGATACGTAAAGGAACACTACCCGGAATTGCCCCCTCAGGCATTTGTTCATTTCGGCAATTTTATTGGCGAAACACTCTTAATCGCTAATGAACTGAAAATGCCGCACATCAGCATGGGCATCATGCTGGGCAAAGCTGTAAAACTGGCAGAAGGATATATGGATACTCACAGCAAGAAGGTAACTATGAACAAAGACTTCCTGATCCGGGCTGCTCAACAGTCGGGCTGTAACAAAGAAACGGAACAACTGATACACCAACTGACACTTGCCCGTGAATTATGGATAATACCTGAAGAAGAACAAGAAAAGCTCTTCCCTTATCTGTTACAGGAGTGTTATACCCATTGCAGCAAGCTCTTATCCAACAGCAACCTTACATTGTTGCTTTTGTCGGACAATGGCGACTGCAAACAAATCCTCACATCAAAACAATAA
- the cbiE gene encoding precorrin-6y C5,15-methyltransferase (decarboxylating) subunit CbiE, with translation MKFYIIGINDNPSPQFTDEVHSVIRSGKVFSGGIRHHGIVEGFLPSHTQWIDITVPLEHVFQQYLEHPEIVVFASGDPLFYGFANTIQNKLPDADIVLFPAFNSLQMLAHCMVLPYHDMQIVSLTGRPWDALDQALIEGHGKIGILTDREKTPAAIAVRMLHYGYTNYQITVGEHLGNNTESIRTFSVDELANETFRFPNCLIMERTGLRSRPFGINEEDFHLLNGRKKMITKMPVRLLTLSMLDLRHRHVLWDIGFCTGSVSIEAKMQFPHLKIIAFEQREEGKELMEINSRKFGTPGITSIIGNFMEADLSDLPLPDAVFIGGHGGEMHSILKKVSRFLTPDGIIVFNAVSSDSETLFLEGIKQAEMEPTGKTSITIDNYNTIHVLAARFKTTDNHSII, from the coding sequence ATGAAGTTTTATATAATAGGAATCAACGACAATCCAAGTCCGCAGTTTACTGACGAAGTCCATTCTGTAATCCGTTCGGGAAAAGTATTCTCCGGAGGAATTCGTCACCACGGGATTGTAGAGGGATTTCTTCCTTCTCATACTCAATGGATAGATATTACCGTACCGTTGGAACATGTATTTCAACAATATTTGGAACATCCGGAAATTGTGGTCTTCGCTTCCGGCGACCCTTTATTCTATGGTTTTGCCAATACAATACAGAACAAATTGCCAGACGCAGACATTGTTCTGTTTCCGGCATTCAATTCACTACAGATGTTGGCCCACTGTATGGTTTTACCTTATCACGACATGCAAATAGTCTCACTAACAGGGCGTCCATGGGATGCCCTGGATCAGGCATTGATTGAAGGTCATGGAAAAATAGGCATACTGACCGACCGGGAGAAAACTCCCGCAGCAATCGCTGTCCGCATGCTACACTACGGCTACACAAATTATCAGATAACAGTTGGAGAACATCTCGGCAATAATACTGAAAGCATCCGGACTTTTTCCGTAGATGAATTGGCAAACGAGACTTTTCGTTTCCCCAATTGCCTTATCATGGAACGAACCGGGTTACGCTCACGCCCCTTCGGGATCAATGAAGAAGACTTTCATTTACTGAACGGACGTAAAAAAATGATTACGAAAATGCCCGTCAGATTACTTACATTAAGCATGCTTGACCTCCGCCACCGACATGTTTTATGGGATATCGGCTTTTGCACAGGCTCCGTTTCCATTGAAGCTAAAATGCAATTTCCTCATCTGAAGATAATAGCCTTCGAGCAAAGAGAAGAAGGAAAAGAGCTAATGGAAATCAATAGCCGGAAATTCGGAACTCCGGGGATCACTTCCATTATAGGAAATTTCATGGAAGCAGACCTAAGCGATCTGCCTCTCCCTGATGCTGTTTTTATAGGTGGACACGGCGGTGAAATGCACTCCATACTCAAGAAAGTAAGTCGTTTTCTCACCCCTGATGGAATCATCGTTTTTAACGCCGTATCTTCGGACAGTGAAACACTCTTTCTCGAAGGGATCAAACAGGCTGAGATGGAACCTACAGGAAAAACAAGCATTACAATAGATAATTACAATACAATCCATGTGTTGGCCGCCAGGTTTAAGACAACGGACAATCACTCAATAATATAA
- a CDS encoding PepSY domain-containing protein, whose amino-acid sequence MMYHTFPKVWDKEKLQKTEILDSLLPPIETIAGRIPSDEKINNIEVSRFLNQTVFRIQTNKHVYFLPADSTEQLQDISSKRIYQIAQKWNSSSINRIDTLHKLDQWTPFEELKKELPFIKFYFSDNKKHELYISSQTGEVLQYTTQKERFWSWMGAIPHWVYFTSLRQDQALWTKSIIFLSALGIIMTLAGLYVGIHAYVQCRKNKCSFKSPYKKRWYLLHHITGLIFGLFVLTWIFSGMMSVTETPNWIIKKKEHYPIEKILEGDAIHPELYSLDYREVISQLSGTVKKIEWGRFYDKPLYHIVTTSKKITLDASSNKILPLNLKEKEITKAIESIHGKGSTKTTFLKEYDTYYLAKSGHLPLPVYKSEIADADNSCYYVNPKNGQYRYYNNRKRWDFWLYKGMHGLTFQFLVTRPLLRLTVLWILMLGGTVVSVSGVVLGARYVIRKIRRLNLRKQKKLNK is encoded by the coding sequence ATGATGTATCATACCTTCCCAAAGGTATGGGATAAAGAGAAGTTGCAAAAAACAGAAATACTGGATTCTCTTCTCCCACCCATTGAAACAATAGCAGGCCGCATTCCATCGGACGAGAAAATTAATAACATTGAAGTAAGTCGATTTTTAAATCAGACTGTATTCCGGATTCAAACCAACAAACATGTTTATTTCTTACCTGCCGATTCAACTGAACAGTTGCAGGATATAAGCAGTAAAAGAATCTATCAGATTGCTCAGAAATGGAACAGCTCCTCAATCAACAGGATTGACACATTGCACAAACTTGATCAATGGACCCCGTTTGAAGAACTTAAAAAAGAACTTCCATTTATAAAATTTTACTTTTCTGATAACAAAAAACATGAATTATACATCTCATCACAAACAGGAGAAGTACTGCAGTACACGACACAAAAAGAACGTTTCTGGTCCTGGATGGGGGCGATTCCTCATTGGGTATATTTCACCAGCCTGCGGCAAGATCAGGCTCTTTGGACAAAGTCAATTATCTTTTTATCCGCATTGGGAATTATAATGACTTTGGCCGGATTGTACGTTGGAATTCATGCATACGTACAATGCCGGAAAAACAAATGTAGTTTCAAATCTCCCTATAAAAAAAGATGGTATTTGCTACATCATATAACGGGACTTATATTCGGACTGTTTGTCCTGACCTGGATATTCAGCGGTATGATGTCGGTAACGGAAACTCCCAATTGGATAATCAAGAAAAAAGAGCATTACCCAATTGAAAAGATACTGGAAGGAGATGCTATTCATCCGGAGCTGTATTCACTGGACTATAGAGAGGTGATAAGTCAGCTCTCCGGTACTGTTAAGAAAATAGAATGGGGACGATTCTACGACAAACCTTTATATCATATTGTAACTACAAGTAAAAAAATAACGTTGGATGCCTCTTCTAACAAAATCCTACCCTTAAATCTTAAGGAGAAAGAGATAACAAAGGCAATTGAAAGTATCCATGGAAAAGGTAGTACAAAAACAACTTTCTTAAAAGAATACGATACCTACTACCTTGCAAAATCAGGCCATCTACCGTTACCGGTTTACAAATCTGAGATAGCAGACGCAGACAATAGCTGCTACTATGTAAATCCCAAAAACGGTCAATACAGATATTACAATAACCGTAAACGGTGGGACTTCTGGTTATATAAAGGAATGCACGGTCTTACCTTCCAATTTCTGGTTACCAGGCCACTACTCCGGTTAACCGTTCTATGGATACTTATGTTAGGAGGAACCGTTGTTTCGGTATCCGGAGTCGTACTTGGAGCAAGATATGTAATACGTAAAATAAGAAGATTGAATCTGCGAAAACAAAAAAAATTAAATAAATAA
- the cobJ gene encoding precorrin-3B C(17)-methyltransferase, producing the protein MKQGKIVVAGIGPGDILDITPAVRTAISSADVVVGYKYYFQFISTLITPGTHCVDTGMKREKARAEEAFNYAEEGKSVCVISSGDAGIYGMAPLIFEMKEERKSNISVEVLPGISAFQKAAAILGAPIGHDFCIISLSDLMTPWEKIEKRIVAAATADFVTAVYNPRSEGRYWQLHRLRELFLQDRSPLTPVGFVRQAGREEQEISMTTLESFNPEQVDMFTVVIIGNSQTKSFDGKMVTPRGYFRDKTPIEAGIGQEIMIRSFQTIEKELQNKNIPLDHKWALLHAIHTTADFEMEQLLYIDPGAVALLYKKLNAGKSVTIVTDVTMAAAGIRKAALQRMGIEVKCYLSDQRIVPIAAEKGITRTQAGIRLAVAEHPDALFVFGNAPTALMELCDLIRKNKAAPIGVIAAPVGFVNVEESKHRIKPFHEIPKIIVEGRKGGSNLAATLVNAILSYNDAEQLRPGRDV; encoded by the coding sequence ATGAAACAAGGAAAAATAGTCGTAGCCGGAATTGGACCGGGAGATATACTTGATATTACTCCCGCTGTTCGGACAGCCATTAGCAGTGCGGATGTTGTTGTAGGATATAAATATTACTTTCAGTTTATTTCCACTCTTATCACTCCAGGGACTCACTGTGTTGATACAGGAATGAAACGGGAAAAAGCAAGAGCTGAAGAGGCCTTCAATTATGCAGAAGAAGGAAAATCGGTTTGTGTGATAAGTTCCGGTGATGCAGGGATTTATGGGATGGCTCCTCTAATTTTTGAAATGAAAGAAGAACGCAAAAGCAACATTTCGGTGGAAGTGCTGCCCGGAATAAGTGCCTTTCAGAAAGCCGCCGCCATACTGGGAGCTCCCATAGGTCACGATTTCTGCATCATCTCACTTTCGGATCTGATGACTCCTTGGGAAAAGATTGAAAAAAGAATAGTGGCAGCAGCTACGGCCGACTTTGTAACAGCTGTTTACAACCCGCGAAGCGAAGGGAGGTATTGGCAATTGCACCGGCTTAGGGAGCTATTTCTGCAAGACCGATCCCCATTAACACCGGTCGGATTTGTTCGTCAGGCTGGCAGAGAAGAACAAGAAATTTCCATGACTACACTGGAATCCTTTAATCCGGAACAAGTGGATATGTTTACCGTTGTCATAATAGGCAATTCTCAAACCAAATCATTTGACGGCAAAATGGTCACACCTCGTGGATATTTCCGCGACAAAACCCCGATCGAGGCTGGCATCGGACAAGAAATCATGATTCGCAGTTTCCAGACAATCGAAAAAGAATTGCAAAACAAAAATATCCCTTTGGATCACAAATGGGCCCTGCTTCATGCCATCCATACCACTGCCGATTTTGAAATGGAGCAACTCCTTTATATTGATCCCGGTGCAGTTGCCTTGCTATATAAGAAGCTGAACGCTGGTAAATCTGTCACCATTGTTACGGATGTTACCATGGCAGCAGCCGGTATACGCAAGGCAGCTTTACAGCGGATGGGTATTGAAGTAAAATGCTATTTGTCCGACCAGCGGATCGTACCAATTGCTGCCGAAAAAGGTATTACCCGTACCCAAGCAGGTATCAGACTTGCCGTAGCCGAACATCCGGATGCGCTCTTTGTATTTGGAAATGCCCCTACCGCCCTGATGGAATTATGCGATCTTATCAGGAAAAACAAAGCCGCCCCTATAGGGGTCATCGCAGCACCGGTAGGTTTTGTCAACGTAGAAGAATCCAAACATAGGATAAAACCATTTCACGAGATACCCAAAATCATCGTAGAAGGGCGAAAAGGGGGGAGCAATCTGGCCGCCACATTGGTTAATGCTATTCTCAGTTATAATGATGCAGAACAACTTCGTCCGGGGAGGGACGTATAA
- a CDS encoding TonB-dependent receptor, protein MKRKGLLTTLLWGCVVICSLAQVTLSGKVVNVKNGKPIEGVNVRLEQTTIGCATNSKGEFILKNVPDESFTLRASCLNYIPVEKKIHGTQLNMLIEMENSGINLDHVVITGTGTHRRIQDSPVPVEIINGNDLKRAGITNFKDALNMLNPSFSFSTTAMASYMTLNGLGNKHILVLINGQKLAGDVSGNVDLSRINLSNVKRIEILKGAASSLYGSEAMGGVINIITDQPKNLVNVTSETRFAEENQFDQTINLDINTGKFGSFTTYNRRQSDGWQLNNQAITYDSKGNEKLTETNKKASDKFYSNILTQHFTYSATKALSFYARGSMYNKENDRPVSEYDYNLAYNDYSLALGSKFLLGNASYISLDLYNDNFEGTKEYIKDVKDKKGNITIKNGTSALSKRQHYYNANLKSVFMAGDFNKITIGSEYVTDKLKNPEALAGDKQAYTMALYTQDEIKFLQNFQAIVGLRYIYHETFKNRFTPKLSLMYSPGAFNFRATHSSGFRAPSLEELYYNKEKNGTLSAGNINLKPEKSNYYALNGEFLSRLFSISATAYINNLDNLITSKQVALTETDIANSITKRMEYQNVDKARVKGVDISINSYLGYGISLGGSYSFADAKDTNTDSRLPRSIKHSGSINSNWNKVWDFYTLNVNLAGRLQSERFETGTYGNAPGYQLWNLSTRHTFNNLANFILEPGIGVENIFNYRDDRPYNSNYATLSPGRTFYVSLLLKFRK, encoded by the coding sequence ATGAAAAGAAAAGGTTTACTAACAACCCTGTTGTGGGGGTGTGTTGTAATTTGTTCGTTAGCGCAAGTCACGTTAAGCGGAAAAGTTGTTAACGTAAAAAACGGAAAACCCATTGAAGGAGTTAACGTCCGGCTCGAACAAACCACCATTGGTTGCGCAACCAATAGTAAAGGTGAATTTATACTTAAAAATGTTCCCGATGAATCATTCACACTTCGGGCCAGTTGCCTGAATTACATTCCTGTAGAAAAGAAAATCCACGGAACACAATTGAACATGCTTATTGAAATGGAAAATTCAGGCATAAATCTGGATCATGTTGTAATTACTGGAACCGGAACCCATCGCAGGATACAAGACAGCCCTGTCCCTGTGGAAATAATCAACGGGAATGATTTAAAAAGGGCTGGTATTACAAATTTCAAAGATGCATTAAACATGCTGAATCCCTCTTTTTCATTTTCCACCACGGCTATGGCCAGTTATATGACATTAAACGGTCTGGGGAATAAGCATATTCTGGTTCTTATTAACGGACAGAAGCTTGCCGGAGATGTATCCGGAAATGTTGATCTTTCCCGTATTAATCTTAGCAATGTCAAACGAATTGAAATACTGAAAGGAGCAGCTTCATCTCTTTACGGATCGGAAGCAATGGGTGGTGTCATAAACATAATTACCGATCAACCTAAAAACCTGGTCAATGTTACCTCCGAAACCCGCTTTGCTGAAGAAAATCAATTCGATCAGACAATCAATCTGGATATCAACACCGGAAAATTCGGTTCATTTACAACCTACAACAGACGACAATCGGATGGCTGGCAGCTAAACAATCAAGCCATCACATACGACTCAAAGGGAAACGAGAAGCTGACTGAAACAAACAAGAAAGCTTCTGATAAATTTTACTCCAATATTCTGACCCAGCACTTCACCTATTCTGCAACGAAAGCTCTATCGTTCTATGCCCGGGGCAGTATGTATAATAAAGAGAACGACCGTCCAGTCTCGGAATACGACTATAACCTGGCATACAATGATTATAGCCTGGCACTTGGAAGTAAGTTTCTTTTAGGAAATGCATCCTATATCAGTCTGGATTTGTACAATGACAATTTTGAAGGGACCAAAGAATATATCAAGGATGTAAAAGATAAAAAGGGAAATATTACCATAAAGAATGGAACATCGGCATTAAGTAAACGCCAACACTATTACAATGCCAATCTAAAAAGTGTATTTATGGCTGGAGACTTCAATAAAATCACAATAGGTTCCGAATACGTTACTGACAAACTGAAGAATCCGGAAGCACTTGCGGGAGACAAACAAGCGTACACGATGGCTTTGTATACACAAGATGAAATCAAATTTTTACAGAATTTTCAGGCGATCGTTGGGTTGAGATATATTTACCATGAAACATTCAAGAATAGGTTTACTCCCAAGCTGTCACTTATGTATTCACCCGGAGCATTTAATTTCAGAGCAACCCACTCCAGTGGGTTCAGAGCTCCTTCGTTGGAAGAACTCTATTACAACAAAGAGAAAAACGGAACGCTGAGTGCCGGAAACATTAACCTTAAGCCCGAAAAAAGCAATTATTATGCATTAAACGGCGAATTCTTGAGCAGGCTGTTTTCGATTTCTGCGACTGCCTACATTAACAATTTAGACAATCTTATCACCAGTAAACAAGTTGCCCTTACCGAAACAGACATTGCTAACAGTATAACCAAACGTATGGAATACCAGAATGTTGATAAGGCTCGAGTAAAAGGAGTCGATATTTCAATAAACAGCTATCTGGGATATGGAATTTCACTGGGTGGTTCGTACAGTTTTGCGGATGCAAAAGACACGAATACGGATTCACGTTTACCTCGTAGTATAAAGCATTCCGGAAGTATAAACAGCAATTGGAACAAAGTCTGGGACTTTTACACATTAAATGTTAATCTCGCAGGCAGACTTCAAAGTGAACGATTTGAAACCGGCACGTATGGGAATGCACCAGGTTATCAGCTATGGAATCTATCTACTCGACATACATTCAACAACCTGGCAAATTTTATACTTGAGCCCGGTATCGGTGTCGAAAACATTTTTAATTATCGTGACGACCGGCCTTACAACAGTAATTATGCCACTCTGTCGCCCGGCCGCACCTTCTATGTAAGTTTACTTCTTAAATTTCGTAAGTAA
- a CDS encoding sirohydrochlorin cobaltochelatase has product MKYTIICLALLISLVCKASNGDNFEESNLFETMQPGDKAALLVVHFGTTHDLTRKRTIEVINNKMKSAFPDVSIREAYTSRIVINRLKQKNIIKQTPSDVLFSLKEEGYTHIIVQSSNIIEGIEMEALRREVENMESQFKDIRIGNPLLYTVEDYEKVVDVLSAEYKGSNTTLFVGHGTYTPATACYAMLDYMLKDKGFSQMHIGTIEGYPSFETVLRRLKSDQNKQVTLVPFMFVAGDHAVNDIDTEWKSALEKEGFRVNTNLRGLGEIPMIQDQFIEHARFACNYKMVKILDKKKRYANEGN; this is encoded by the coding sequence ATGAAATATACAATCATATGCCTTGCCCTATTAATAAGCTTAGTATGTAAGGCAAGCAACGGGGATAATTTTGAAGAATCAAATCTGTTCGAAACAATGCAGCCAGGAGACAAAGCTGCATTATTGGTTGTTCATTTCGGCACTACGCACGATCTTACCAGAAAACGTACAATAGAGGTGATAAACAATAAAATGAAATCAGCATTTCCTGATGTTAGTATTCGTGAGGCTTACACTTCCCGGATTGTAATTAACCGACTGAAGCAAAAGAACATAATCAAACAAACGCCCTCCGACGTATTATTTTCTTTAAAAGAAGAAGGGTATACGCATATTATAGTGCAATCAAGCAATATAATCGAAGGGATAGAGATGGAAGCATTACGTCGTGAAGTCGAAAACATGGAATCGCAATTCAAAGATATCCGTATCGGAAATCCACTACTGTACACAGTGGAGGATTACGAAAAAGTGGTAGATGTTCTCAGTGCAGAATATAAGGGAAGTAATACGACCCTGTTTGTTGGTCACGGCACATATACTCCGGCAACAGCATGCTATGCCATGTTAGACTATATGTTGAAGGATAAAGGATTTAGCCAGATGCATATAGGCACAATAGAGGGTTATCCTTCGTTTGAAACGGTATTACGTCGGCTAAAATCTGATCAGAATAAACAAGTTACGCTGGTTCCTTTTATGTTTGTTGCCGGCGACCATGCCGTTAATGATATTGATACCGAATGGAAAAGTGCACTTGAAAAAGAGGGATTCAGGGTAAATACCAATTTAAGAGGATTGGGCGAAATTCCTATGATTCAAGATCAATTTATTGAACATGCACGTTTCGCCTGCAACTACAAAATGGTAAAGATTCTTGATAAGAAGAAACGATATGCAAACGAAGGGAATTAG